The Enterobacter asburiae genome window below encodes:
- the panS gene encoding ketopantoate/pantoate/pantothenate transporter PanS, giving the protein MLSAVTRLFPLWALLLSVLAYYTPATFTGIGPWVATLLMLIMFGMGVHLKIDDFKRVLSRPAPVAAGIFLHYLVMPLAAWLLAMAFKMPPDLSAGMVLVGSVASGTASNVMIYLAKGDVALSVTISSVSTLVGVVATPLLTRLYVDAHIQVDVMGMLLSILQIVVIPIALGLVIHHLFPRMVKAVEPYLPAFSMVCILAIISAVVAGSASHIASVGFVVIIAVVLHNTIGLLGGYWGGKLFGFDESTCRTLAIEVGMQNSGLAAALGKIYFSPLAALPGALFSVWHNLSGSLLAGYWSGKPIDEQTKKDAVKQG; this is encoded by the coding sequence ATGTTATCCGCCGTTACGCGGCTGTTCCCGTTATGGGCGCTGCTGCTCTCCGTACTCGCGTATTACACCCCCGCCACTTTCACGGGCATTGGTCCGTGGGTCGCCACGCTGCTGATGCTGATCATGTTCGGTATGGGCGTGCATCTGAAAATCGACGACTTTAAACGCGTGCTGTCTCGCCCTGCGCCCGTCGCAGCAGGGATCTTCCTGCACTACCTGGTCATGCCGCTTGCGGCGTGGCTGCTGGCAATGGCCTTTAAGATGCCGCCCGATCTCTCCGCCGGGATGGTGCTGGTAGGCAGCGTGGCCAGCGGCACGGCGTCCAACGTCATGATCTACCTGGCGAAAGGCGACGTGGCGCTCTCCGTCACGATCTCGTCCGTTTCCACGCTGGTTGGCGTCGTTGCCACGCCGCTGTTAACCCGCCTGTACGTGGACGCGCATATTCAGGTGGACGTGATGGGCATGCTGCTCAGCATTCTGCAAATTGTGGTGATCCCGATTGCGCTGGGGCTGGTCATTCACCATCTTTTCCCGCGCATGGTGAAGGCCGTTGAGCCGTACCTGCCCGCGTTTTCGATGGTCTGCATTCTGGCGATCATTAGCGCCGTGGTGGCGGGTTCCGCATCGCACATTGCCTCCGTGGGCTTTGTGGTGATCATCGCCGTGGTGCTGCATAACACGATTGGCCTGCTGGGCGGCTACTGGGGCGGGAAGCTGTTTGGTTTTGACGAATCGACCTGCCGTACGCTGGCAATCGAGGTAGGCATGCAGAACTCCGGCCTGGCGGCGGCACTCGGTAAAATCTACTTCTCCCCGCTGGCGGCCCTGCCCGGCGCGCTGTTCTCCGTCTGGCATAACCTCTCCGGCTCGCTGCTGGCGGGCTACTGGTCCGGCAAACCGATTGATGAACAAACGAAAAAAGATGCGGTGAAGCAGGGTTAA
- the lysC gene encoding lysine-sensitive aspartokinase 3: MTSFVVAKFGGTSVADYDAMNRSADVVLADPNTRLVVLSASAGVTNLLVSLSEGLEATERFVKLDALRKIQFDILERLQNPNVIREEVERLLENITTLAEAASLATSTALTDELVSHGELMSTLLFVEIMRERNVQAQWFDVRKVMRTSDRFGRAEPDVEALAELTNQQLAPRLADGIVITQGFIGSEAKGRTTTLGRGGSDYTAALLGEALHATRVDIWTDVPGIYTTDPRVVSAAKRIDVIAFEEAAEMATFGAKVLHPATLLPAVRSDIPVFVGSSKDPKAGGTLVCKKTENPPLFRALALRRRQTLVTLHSHNMLHSRGFLAEVFGILARHNISVDLITTSEVSIALTLDTTGSTSTGDTLLTQSLLIELSELCRVEVEEDLALVAIIGNKLSRACGVGKEVFGVLDPFSIRMICYGASSYNLCFLVPADQAEQVVQKLHQNLFE, from the coding sequence ATGACGAGTTTTGTGGTCGCCAAATTTGGCGGCACCAGTGTGGCCGATTACGATGCCATGAACCGCAGCGCCGATGTGGTGCTGGCCGATCCGAATACCCGCCTGGTGGTGCTCTCAGCATCCGCCGGCGTGACGAACCTGCTGGTTTCTCTGTCTGAAGGACTGGAAGCGACAGAACGTTTCGTGAAGCTGGATGCACTGCGCAAAATTCAGTTCGACATTCTTGAGCGTCTGCAGAACCCGAACGTCATTCGCGAGGAAGTGGAACGCCTGCTGGAAAATATCACCACCCTGGCAGAAGCGGCCTCTCTGGCCACCTCCACCGCCCTGACCGACGAGCTGGTCAGCCACGGCGAACTGATGTCCACCCTGCTGTTTGTGGAAATCATGCGCGAGCGTAACGTTCAGGCGCAGTGGTTTGACGTGCGTAAAGTGATGCGTACCAGCGATCGCTTTGGGCGTGCCGAGCCGGACGTTGAGGCGCTGGCGGAGCTGACCAATCAGCAGCTGGCACCACGCCTGGCAGACGGTATCGTGATCACCCAGGGCTTTATCGGCAGTGAAGCGAAAGGCCGCACCACCACGCTTGGTCGCGGCGGCAGCGACTACACCGCCGCGCTGCTGGGCGAGGCCCTGCATGCAACGCGCGTGGATATCTGGACGGACGTTCCGGGCATTTACACCACCGACCCGCGCGTCGTTTCTGCGGCTAAACGTATTGATGTGATCGCCTTTGAAGAAGCCGCGGAAATGGCCACCTTCGGCGCGAAAGTGCTGCACCCGGCAACGCTGCTGCCGGCCGTACGCAGCGATATTCCGGTCTTCGTGGGTTCCAGCAAAGATCCGAAAGCGGGCGGGACGCTGGTCTGCAAGAAAACCGAAAACCCACCGCTGTTCCGCGCCCTGGCCCTGCGCCGTCGCCAGACGCTGGTGACGCTCCACAGCCACAATATGCTGCATTCCCGTGGATTCCTGGCGGAAGTGTTTGGCATTCTGGCGCGCCACAATATCTCGGTGGATCTGATCACCACCTCTGAAGTGAGCATTGCGCTGACGCTGGACACCACCGGCTCTACCTCCACCGGCGACACGCTGCTGACGCAGTCTCTGCTGATTGAGCTTTCTGAGCTGTGCCGCGTGGAAGTGGAAGAAGATCTGGCGCTGGTTGCCATCATTGGCAACAAGCTGTCGCGCGCCTGCGGCGTGGGTAAAGAGGTGTTCGGCGTGCTCGACCCGTTCAGCATCCGCATGATCTGCTACGGCGCATCCAGCTACAACCTCTGCTTCCTGGTGCCTGCCGATCAGGCTGAGCAGGTCGTGCAGAAACTTCATCAGAATTTGTTTGAATAA
- a CDS encoding CcdB family protein, with protein sequence MEQYFAYENEGKGKTAYPWLINMQHPVANVMKHVLVAPAVELSHLGGIQPPAKVCPVVEIAGKPCVVMMHMMAGISPKELGERVADLTQNRASLRDALDFLINGY encoded by the coding sequence ATGGAACAATATTTTGCTTATGAGAATGAGGGTAAGGGGAAAACTGCCTATCCCTGGCTAATCAATATGCAGCATCCCGTGGCCAATGTGATGAAGCATGTCCTGGTCGCACCAGCAGTTGAGCTTAGCCATCTGGGAGGCATTCAGCCGCCTGCGAAAGTGTGCCCTGTCGTTGAGATAGCGGGTAAGCCCTGCGTGGTCATGATGCACATGATGGCTGGCATATCGCCAAAAGAGTTAGGTGAGCGTGTTGCCGATCTTACGCAAAACCGGGCTTCATTGCGGGATGCACTCGATTTTTTGATCAACGGCTACTAA
- the yjbE gene encoding exopolysaccharide production protein YjbE, which translates to MKKVLYGIFAISALAATSVYAAPVQVGEAAGSAATSASAGSSTAASASTVSSAVGVALAATGGGDGSNTGTTTTTTTSTQ; encoded by the coding sequence ATGAAGAAAGTACTGTATGGCATTTTTGCCATATCTGCGCTTGCGGCGACATCTGTTTATGCAGCTCCGGTTCAGGTCGGGGAAGCGGCAGGTTCGGCTGCGACGTCTGCGTCTGCGGGAAGTTCTACCGCAGCCAGCGCCAGCACCGTAAGTTCAGCCGTGGGTGTCGCGCTGGCGGCAACCGGTGGCGGTGATGGCTCCAATACCGGAACCACGACCACCACGACAACCAGCACCCAGTAA
- a CDS encoding Na/Pi cotransporter family protein, with product MLTLLHLLSAVALLVWGTHIVRTGVMRVFGARLRTVLSSSVEKKPLAFCAGIGVTALVQSSNATTLLVTSFVAQDLVALAPALVIVLGADVGTALMARILTFDLSWLSPLLIFIGVIFFLGRKQTRAGQLGRVGIGLGLILLALELIVQAVTPITEANGVQVIFASLTGDIMLDALIGAVFAIVSYSSLAAVLLTATLTATGAISFPVALCLVIGANLGSGLLAMLNNSAANAAARRVALGSLLFKLVGSLIILPFVHPLANLMDNLPLPKAELVIYFHVFYNLVRCLAMVPFAAPMARFCERLIQDEPELDARLKPKHLDTSALDTPALALANAARETLRMGDAMETMLEGLQKVMHGEPREEKELRRLADDINVLYTAIKLYLARMPQDELAEEESRRWAEIIEMSLNLEQASDIVERMGSEIADKSLAARRAFSGEGLKELEALHEQLVSNLKLAMLVFFSSDVPSARRLRRNKHRFRILNRRYSHAHVERLHQQNVQSIETSSLHLGLLGDMKRLNSLFCAVAYSVMEQPDEDDERDEY from the coding sequence GTGCTGACGTTGTTACACCTGCTCTCTGCAGTCGCACTGCTCGTATGGGGCACCCATATCGTCCGTACCGGCGTGATGCGCGTATTTGGCGCGCGCTTACGTACCGTTCTCAGCAGCAGCGTTGAGAAGAAGCCGCTCGCCTTCTGCGCGGGCATTGGCGTAACGGCACTGGTTCAGAGCAGTAACGCCACGACCCTGCTTGTCACCTCCTTTGTGGCGCAGGATCTGGTGGCGCTGGCCCCGGCGCTGGTGATTGTGCTGGGTGCGGATGTAGGTACCGCGCTGATGGCGCGTATCCTGACCTTCGATCTCTCCTGGCTGTCGCCGCTGCTGATTTTTATCGGCGTTATCTTCTTCCTTGGCCGCAAGCAGACGCGTGCCGGGCAGCTCGGGCGCGTAGGGATAGGCCTGGGGCTGATCCTGCTGGCGCTGGAGCTGATTGTGCAGGCGGTCACCCCAATCACCGAGGCCAACGGCGTGCAGGTCATCTTTGCCTCCCTGACCGGGGACATCATGCTTGACGCCCTCATTGGCGCGGTATTTGCCATCGTCAGCTACTCCAGCCTGGCGGCGGTTCTTCTGACGGCGACCTTAACCGCCACAGGGGCGATCTCCTTCCCGGTGGCGCTGTGTCTGGTGATCGGGGCCAACCTCGGCTCCGGCCTGCTGGCGATGCTCAATAACAGCGCGGCCAACGCCGCCGCCCGCCGCGTGGCTCTCGGCAGCCTGCTGTTTAAGCTGGTGGGCAGCCTGATTATTCTGCCGTTCGTTCACCCGCTGGCGAACCTGATGGACAATCTACCGCTGCCGAAGGCGGAGCTGGTGATCTACTTCCACGTGTTCTACAACCTGGTGCGCTGCCTGGCAATGGTGCCTTTTGCCGCGCCGATGGCCCGCTTCTGCGAACGCCTCATTCAGGACGAGCCGGAGCTGGATGCGCGCCTGAAGCCGAAGCACCTGGATACCTCCGCGCTGGATACCCCGGCGCTGGCGCTGGCGAATGCCGCTCGCGAGACGCTGCGCATGGGCGACGCAATGGAAACCATGCTCGAAGGCCTGCAAAAGGTGATGCACGGCGAGCCGCGTGAAGAGAAAGAACTGCGCAGACTGGCGGACGATATCAACGTGCTCTATACCGCCATTAAGCTTTACCTGGCGCGTATGCCGCAGGACGAGTTGGCGGAAGAGGAGTCCCGCCGCTGGGCGGAAATCATCGAAATGTCGCTTAACCTTGAGCAGGCCTCGGATATCGTTGAGCGTATGGGCAGCGAGATCGCCGACAAATCCCTTGCCGCGCGTCGTGCGTTTTCAGGTGAAGGCCTGAAGGAGCTGGAAGCGCTGCACGAACAGCTGGTCAGCAACCTCAAGCTGGCGATGCTGGTCTTCTTCTCCAGCGACGTGCCGAGCGCGCGCCGCCTGCGTCGCAACAAGCATCGTTTCCGCATTCTGAACCGCCGCTACTCGCACGCCCACGTTGAGCGTCTGCACCAGCAGAACGTGCAGAGCATCGAGACCAGCTCCCTGCATCTGGGGCTGCTGGGGGATATGAAGCGTCTCAACTCGTTGTTCTGCGCGGTAGCGTACAGCGTGATGGAACAGCCGGATGAAGACGACGAGCGGGATGAGTATTAA
- the pgi gene encoding glucose-6-phosphate isomerase has translation MKNINPTQTAAWQALQKHFDEMKDVTIADLFAKDADRFSKFSATFDDLMLVDFSKNRITEETLAKLQDLAKETELADAIKSMFSGEKINRTEDRAVLHVALRNRSNTPIIVDGKDVMPEVNAVLEKMKTFSEAIISGSWKGYTGKAITDVVNIGIGGSDLGPFMVTEALRPYKNHLNMHFVSNVDGTHIAEVLKNVNPETTLFLVASKTFTTQETMTNAHSARDWFLKTAGDNKHVAKHFAALSTNGKAVSEFGIDTANMFEFWDWVGGRYSLWSAIGLSIILSVGFDNFVELLSGAHAMDKHFSTTAPEKNLPVLLALIGIWYNNFFGAETEAILPYDQYMHRFAAYFQQGNMESNGKYVDRNGNAVDYQTGPIIWGEPGTNGQHAFYQLIHQGTKMVPCDFIAPAITHNPLSDHHPKLLSNFFAQTEALAFGKSREVVEQEYRDQGKDPATLHHVVPFKVFEGNRPTNSILLREITPFSLGALIALYEHKIFTQGAILNIFTFDQWGVELGKQLANRILPELGDDKAIASHDSSTNGLINRYKAWRA, from the coding sequence ATGAAAAACATCAACCCAACGCAGACCGCTGCCTGGCAGGCACTCCAGAAACATTTTGATGAAATGAAAGACGTCACCATCGCGGATCTGTTCGCGAAGGATGCCGATCGTTTCTCTAAGTTCTCCGCGACCTTCGACGACCTGATGCTGGTGGATTTCTCCAAAAACCGCATTACCGAAGAGACGCTGGCAAAACTGCAGGATCTGGCGAAAGAAACCGAGCTTGCCGACGCCATCAAATCCATGTTCTCCGGTGAGAAAATTAACCGTACCGAAGACCGTGCCGTGCTTCATGTGGCCCTGCGTAACCGTAGCAATACGCCAATCATCGTTGACGGCAAAGACGTCATGCCGGAAGTGAACGCGGTGCTGGAAAAGATGAAAACCTTCTCCGAAGCGATCATCTCCGGTAGCTGGAAAGGCTACACCGGCAAAGCGATCACCGACGTGGTTAACATCGGTATCGGCGGCTCTGACCTCGGTCCGTTCATGGTGACCGAAGCGCTGCGCCCGTACAAAAACCACCTCAATATGCACTTTGTGTCTAACGTCGATGGTACCCACATTGCCGAAGTGCTGAAGAACGTGAACCCGGAAACCACCCTGTTCCTGGTTGCCTCCAAAACCTTCACCACTCAGGAAACCATGACCAACGCCCACAGCGCGCGCGACTGGTTCCTGAAAACCGCGGGCGACAACAAGCACGTGGCGAAACACTTCGCGGCGCTGTCTACCAACGGTAAAGCCGTCAGCGAGTTCGGCATTGATACCGCGAACATGTTCGAGTTCTGGGACTGGGTTGGCGGCCGCTACTCCCTGTGGTCTGCGATCGGTCTGTCCATCATCCTGTCCGTGGGCTTCGACAACTTCGTTGAGCTGCTCTCCGGCGCGCACGCGATGGATAAACACTTCTCCACGACCGCACCAGAGAAAAACCTGCCGGTGCTGCTGGCGCTGATCGGTATCTGGTACAACAACTTCTTCGGCGCTGAAACCGAAGCGATCCTGCCGTACGACCAGTATATGCACCGCTTTGCGGCCTACTTCCAGCAGGGCAACATGGAATCCAACGGTAAATACGTTGACCGTAACGGCAACGCGGTGGATTACCAGACTGGCCCAATTATCTGGGGCGAGCCGGGCACCAACGGTCAGCATGCCTTCTACCAGCTGATCCACCAGGGCACCAAAATGGTACCGTGCGATTTCATCGCTCCGGCTATCACCCATAACCCGCTGTCTGACCACCATCCGAAGCTGCTGTCGAACTTCTTTGCGCAGACCGAAGCGCTGGCGTTCGGTAAATCCCGCGAGGTGGTTGAGCAGGAATACCGTGACCAGGGTAAAGATCCGGCCACGCTGCACCACGTTGTGCCGTTCAAAGTGTTCGAAGGCAACCGTCCAACCAACTCCATCCTGCTGCGCGAAATCACGCCGTTCAGCCTGGGTGCGCTGATTGCCCTGTACGAGCACAAGATCTTCACGCAGGGCGCCATCCTGAACATCTTTACCTTTGACCAGTGGGGCGTTGAGCTGGGCAAACAGCTGGCAAACCGTATTCTGCCAGAGCTGGGTGACGATAAAGCGATTGCCAGCCATGACAGCTCGACAAATGGTTTGATCAACCGTTATAAAGCATGGCGCGCGTAA
- the rluF gene encoding 23S rRNA pseudouridine(2604) synthase RluF has translation MLPTQSTRLNKYISESGICSRREADRYIEQGNVFLNGKRATIGDQVVPGDVVKVNGQVIEPRDAEDLVFIALNKPVGIVSTTEDGERDNIVDFVNHSSRIFPIGRLDKDSQGLIFLTNHGDLVNKILRAGNDHEKEYIVTVNKPVTDEFIRGMGAGVPILGTVTKKCKVKKEAPFAFRITLVQGLNRQIRRMCEHFGYEVTKLERTRIMNVSLSGIPLGEWRDLTDDELIELFKLIENSSSEAKPKAKAKPKTQAIKRPVVKAPQAEDKGRGKPGNGKRFTQPGRKKKGR, from the coding sequence ATGCTGCCAACTCAATCAACCCGATTAAACAAATACATTAGCGAGAGCGGGATCTGCTCACGTCGCGAGGCTGACCGTTACATTGAACAGGGTAACGTGTTTCTTAACGGCAAACGCGCCACCATCGGCGACCAGGTGGTCCCTGGCGATGTGGTTAAAGTGAATGGTCAGGTCATCGAACCGCGTGATGCTGAAGACCTGGTGTTTATCGCGTTGAACAAACCGGTTGGGATTGTCAGCACCACGGAAGACGGTGAGCGGGACAACATCGTTGATTTCGTGAACCACAGCAGCCGTATCTTCCCGATTGGCCGTCTGGATAAAGACTCACAGGGGCTGATTTTCCTCACCAACCACGGCGATCTGGTCAACAAAATTCTTCGTGCCGGTAATGACCACGAGAAAGAGTACATTGTGACGGTCAATAAGCCGGTCACGGACGAATTTATTCGCGGCATGGGCGCCGGGGTGCCGATCCTCGGTACCGTCACGAAAAAGTGTAAGGTGAAGAAAGAAGCGCCGTTCGCGTTCCGCATTACGCTGGTGCAGGGCCTGAACCGCCAGATCCGCCGCATGTGTGAACACTTCGGTTATGAAGTGACGAAGCTGGAACGCACGCGCATCATGAACGTCAGCCTGTCCGGCATCCCGCTGGGCGAGTGGCGCGATTTAACGGATGACGAGCTGATTGAACTCTTCAAGCTTATCGAGAATTCCTCGTCCGAAGCGAAGCCGAAGGCCAAAGCAAAACCGAAAACTCAGGCGATTAAGCGCCCGGTGGTGAAGGCGCCGCAGGCGGAAGATAAGGGGCGAGGCAAGCCGGGTAATGGAAAACGCTTTACCCAGCCGGGGCGCAAAAAGAAAGGGCGCTGA
- a CDS encoding capsule biosynthesis GfcC family protein, with protein MKTLIHVALLASLAAPLAWSAGTVNVYTPDSEKPKTLTHAEHLIDLVGQPRLANSWWPGAVIAERQKSAEAEQQHKALLARLTGLAEQEDGDDAAAINSVRQQLQALKVTGRQKVNLDPDEVRVTEKGNPTLEGEYTLWLPAKPTTVTVMGLISSPGKKPFTPGRDVASYLDEQSLLSGADNSYAWVVYPDGHTQKAPVAYWNKRHIEPMPGSIIFVGFADHFWTKAYDGLNADILHSLIQRIPE; from the coding sequence ATGAAAACGCTCATCCACGTTGCGCTTCTCGCCAGCCTTGCCGCGCCGCTGGCATGGTCCGCAGGGACGGTAAATGTCTACACGCCGGACAGTGAAAAACCCAAAACCTTAACCCACGCCGAGCATCTGATCGATCTCGTCGGACAGCCTAGGCTCGCCAACAGCTGGTGGCCAGGGGCAGTAATCGCTGAACGGCAGAAGAGCGCTGAAGCGGAACAACAGCACAAGGCGCTCCTTGCCAGGCTGACGGGGTTAGCGGAGCAGGAAGATGGCGACGACGCGGCGGCCATTAACAGCGTTCGCCAGCAGCTGCAGGCGCTGAAGGTGACGGGCCGTCAGAAAGTCAATCTTGATCCAGACGAGGTGCGCGTCACGGAAAAGGGCAACCCCACGCTTGAAGGGGAGTATACGCTCTGGCTGCCGGCGAAGCCGACGACGGTGACCGTGATGGGGCTTATCAGCAGCCCGGGTAAAAAGCCTTTTACGCCCGGTCGTGACGTGGCGAGCTACCTCGACGAGCAGAGCCTGCTGAGCGGTGCCGATAACAGCTATGCCTGGGTGGTTTACCCTGACGGACACACACAAAAAGCCCCCGTCGCTTACTGGAATAAACGGCATATCGAACCTATGCCGGGCAGCATCATTTTTGTCGGTTTTGCCGACCATTTCTGGACGAAGGCGTATGACGGGCTTAACGCCGATATCCTTCACTCCCTGATTCAGCGGATACCGGAATAA
- a CDS encoding YjbD family protein, with protein sequence MATPRLTQKDMTEAEQRELKTLLDRARIAHGRTLTNAETNQVKKEYIDKLMAQREAAAKKARKLKKEQAYKPDAEATFSWSATTSTRGRR encoded by the coding sequence ATGGCTACACCACGTTTGACCCAGAAAGACATGACGGAAGCCGAGCAGCGCGAACTGAAAACGCTTCTCGACCGCGCCCGTATCGCACATGGCCGCACGCTGACGAACGCCGAAACCAATCAGGTGAAAAAAGAGTACATCGATAAGCTGATGGCGCAGCGTGAGGCCGCGGCGAAAAAAGCCCGCAAGCTGAAAAAAGAGCAGGCTTATAAACCGGATGCAGAGGCGACCTTTTCCTGGTCCGCCACAACGTCTACCCGTGGAAGGCGCTAA
- a CDS encoding type II toxin-antitoxin system CcdA family antitoxin — MLVYYATLRQFMRIPMGVLMRATHGIKKSVNVSLAPEILEEARRLKLNLSAVLTAALQEQFRAHQRAEWLAENKASIEAINQWVDENGSFSDSQRSF; from the coding sequence ATGCTCGTTTATTACGCTACACTTCGCCAATTCATGCGCATTCCGATGGGGGTTCTCATGCGCGCTACTCATGGCATCAAAAAATCAGTCAATGTGTCGTTAGCACCAGAAATCCTTGAAGAGGCGCGTCGGCTTAAACTTAATCTCTCTGCTGTACTCACGGCTGCGCTGCAGGAGCAGTTTCGAGCGCATCAGCGCGCAGAGTGGTTAGCAGAAAATAAAGCTTCTATTGAGGCCATTAACCAGTGGGTTGATGAAAACGGCTCCTTTAGTGATTCTCAGAGATCGTTCTGA
- a CDS encoding YjbF family lipoprotein: protein MKRPAIILICLLLQACSATTKGLGNSLWESMFGTPGVHLTDDELQNMPYASQYMQLNDGPQLFVVLAFDENGQQKWVTQDQATIVTQHGRIVKTLLGGDNLLEVNNIAADPLLKPNQIADSASWTRTMGWTEHKQVRYATARSTFRWDGTDSVKVGSDETHVRVLDEEVTTDQATWHNRFWIDEEGQIRQSLQYLGAGFFPVKTTLIKAAKS from the coding sequence GTGAAGCGACCTGCAATCATTCTGATTTGCCTGCTGCTGCAGGCGTGCTCGGCCACCACTAAAGGGCTGGGAAACTCACTGTGGGAAAGCATGTTCGGTACACCGGGCGTACATCTGACCGATGACGAACTTCAAAACATGCCCTATGCCAGTCAGTACATGCAGCTTAACGATGGCCCGCAGCTGTTTGTGGTGCTCGCTTTCGATGAAAACGGGCAGCAGAAATGGGTGACGCAGGATCAGGCTACCATCGTGACGCAGCATGGCCGTATCGTGAAAACCCTGTTGGGCGGCGACAACCTGCTTGAAGTGAACAATATCGCTGCCGATCCGCTGCTCAAGCCGAACCAGATCGCCGACAGCGCAAGCTGGACGCGCACGATGGGCTGGACCGAACATAAGCAGGTGCGTTACGCCACGGCACGCTCGACCTTCCGCTGGGACGGCACGGACAGTGTGAAAGTCGGCAGCGACGAAACCCATGTCCGCGTGCTGGATGAAGAAGTCACCACCGACCAGGCCACCTGGCACAACCGCTTCTGGATCGACGAGGAAGGGCAGATCCGCCAGTCCCTGCAGTATCTCGGGGCCGGATTCTTCCCGGTGAAAACCACCCTGATCAAGGCGGCGAAATCATGA